The following DNA comes from Notolabrus celidotus isolate fNotCel1 chromosome 12, fNotCel1.pri, whole genome shotgun sequence.
CTTTAGGCTGGATCCACTTGCCGTAAAGCTCCTTGAGCCTTGCATACAATTCCTTTGGGCTTTCCTCCAGGTCCACCTCAAGGGAGCGAAACTTTTGTCTGTAGGTCTCAGGGTTAATGTCATATTTAGCAAAAACGGCAGACTTAACCAGGTCATAATCAAGAGAGTCATCAATATCCATGTGCACATATGCCCCTCTAGCCTTGCCAGTAAGAAGTGGTATCAAGTGAAAAATCCAGTCAGATTTCTGCCAACGGCATGCCACAGCAATACGTTCAAATGTTATCAAAAAATGTTCAATGTCATCATCGTCTGATAATTTTTCCAATCTGGGCACATGTTGAGAATGAAACTGACCTGCAGTGACTGTTGGATGGAGTGTCATGGTACTGGACCCAGTTTGGGACTGAGGATATTGTACATTTAGGGTCGGGGCCTCCACATTTAGTTGGTCAAAGTCTGAAAACTGAGGCTCTGGTGTTGGAGTTGTCCTGGCCTGAATCTCTAACTGCAAAAGCTGAAACTGGTGTTGAAGTGCTTTAAGATGTTGATCTTGTTTTGCAGTTACCTCATTCTGCCTGGCTTCCCGGGCCTCTTGCTGGCCCCTGTTGGCTCGTAGAATTGACATCAGGTCCGACAGAGATGGTTCTTTACCTTCACCCTCAGTGCTTTCCACTACTCCACAAGCTCcactctcctcttcatcactgacTTGTTTCTCCTGAACAAACAGTGGGGTTGCAGATCCTCCTCtactccttccacttcttcctcCTGGAcgcatttttccttttttttttttttagtttccaATGGGGGAAGATGAGGCgcgaaaaaacaaaaaacaaaaaaccaaagaaaaaaaccccccaaaaaaaacctgTGTCCTCCACTGAATGATCCCACCACTGCCACCAATTGTTAGGGACCAAGCAGTAaggcacaagacacaggtgtaaGTTTCAAAGAGAAGtgggttttttattttacccaaaATTAGGCCAACAAACTTATAAGAACTAGGCCTATAAAAGAggtcaacttaacataactcaatttaacacaacaaaaggtGACGTGTGagctaaacaaacagacctgacacaatgagacatcaaggaacttatatagtggttgagccaaaccaagtttaactcaaggggtaaacaaaatggatgcttaatcaaactgaattcaaaataaTAC
Coding sequences within:
- the LOC117822893 gene encoding uncharacterized protein LOC117822893 isoform X2, with the translated sequence MRPGGRSGRSRGGSATPLFVQEKQVSDEEESGACGVVESTEGEGKEPSLSDLMSILRANRGQQEAREARQNEVTAKQDQHLKALQHQFQLLQLEIQARTTPTPEPQFSDFDQLNVEAPTLNVQYPQSQTGSSTMTLHPTVTAGQFHSQHVPRLEKLSDDDDIEHFLITFERIAVACRWQKSDWIFHLIPLLTGKARGAYVHMDIDDSLDYDLVKSAVFAKYDINPETYRQKFRSLEVDLEESPKELYARLKELYGKWIQPKGKTIQEIGEMIILEQYLRMLSPELQVWIREHNPVSALEAAKLADVFVAARKKGQPWSYNTWETRDNRKPVQHSQQEATSLESKRKGARS